In Arthrobacter citreus, a single genomic region encodes these proteins:
- the noc gene encoding nucleoid occlusion protein, whose protein sequence is MKSTLSRLFGLSEKENDDVQDSASSNEVIRQIPVSEIVPNQYQPRTFFDDEKIKELALTIRTHGIIQPIVVREIRPKFYEIIAGERRFRAVSSLGWATIPAIVKTFNDTETASVALIENLQREELSPFEEAVAYQKLIDLHNLTQEALAQRLGKGQSTVANKLRLLKLPGEIQQALLDKSITERHARALIPLKLPQLQITLLQEIIEKQLNVKQTEDRVVMLLTETTEKKPKAKRKFKAISKDIRIAMNTIRESLQMVTKTGMNIDSLEEEHDEYYQITIKIPKK, encoded by the coding sequence TTGAAAAGCACATTATCTAGGTTATTTGGCTTGTCAGAAAAGGAAAATGATGATGTTCAGGATTCTGCTTCAAGTAATGAAGTGATACGCCAAATTCCAGTATCAGAAATTGTACCGAATCAGTATCAGCCTAGAACATTCTTTGATGATGAAAAAATTAAAGAATTAGCGCTAACGATTCGAACTCATGGAATTATTCAACCAATTGTCGTTAGGGAAATTAGACCAAAATTTTATGAAATAATTGCCGGGGAAAGAAGATTCAGGGCAGTTTCATCTTTAGGTTGGGCTACGATTCCTGCAATTGTAAAGACGTTTAATGACACAGAGACTGCGTCTGTTGCTCTGATCGAAAATTTACAACGTGAAGAATTATCTCCTTTCGAAGAAGCTGTCGCTTACCAAAAATTAATCGATTTACATAACTTAACCCAAGAAGCATTAGCTCAACGATTAGGCAAAGGTCAATCGACTGTTGCAAATAAATTAAGATTGCTAAAACTTCCCGGGGAAATACAACAGGCCTTATTGGACAAGTCAATTACAGAACGTCATGCTCGAGCACTTATTCCATTAAAGCTTCCACAATTACAAATAACTCTTCTTCAAGAAATAATTGAAAAACAATTAAATGTAAAACAAACGGAAGATAGAGTAGTAATGTTACTTACAGAAACAACAGAAAAAAAACCAAAGGCTAAACGGAAATTCAAGGCTATTAGTAAAGATATTAGAATAGCTATGAATACGATCCGAGAGTCTTTACAAATGGTCACTAAAACCGGTATGAATATTGATAGTCTAGAAGAAGAACATGATGAGTATTATCAAATAACAATTAAAATTCCAAAGAAATAA
- a CDS encoding ParA family protein, with amino-acid sequence MVKVISIANQKGGVGKTTTSVNLSACLAHLGKKVLLVDIDPQGNATSGIGIEKADVNQCVYNVLVDDVEAKNVILNTAIPNFDIIPATIQLAGAEIELVPTISREVRLKRALDTVKGNYDYILIDCPPSLGLLTLNSLTASDSIIIPVQCEYYALEGLSQLLSTVRLVQKHLNKNLAIEGVLLTMLDARTNLGLQVIEEVKKYFQDRVYKSIIPRNVRLSEAPSHGKPIITYDPKSRGAEVYLDLAKEVIDNG; translated from the coding sequence GTGGTTAAAGTAATCTCTATAGCTAATCAAAAAGGTGGTGTTGGCAAGACTACAACATCTGTTAACTTAAGTGCCTGCTTAGCTCATTTAGGAAAAAAAGTATTACTGGTCGATATAGATCCTCAAGGTAATGCAACTAGTGGTATTGGAATTGAAAAAGCTGATGTTAATCAGTGTGTGTACAATGTATTAGTTGATGATGTAGAGGCGAAAAATGTCATTTTAAACACTGCTATTCCAAATTTCGATATTATTCCAGCAACAATTCAACTTGCTGGAGCGGAAATTGAGTTAGTACCTACTATTTCAAGAGAAGTACGATTAAAACGTGCTTTAGATACAGTAAAAGGTAACTATGATTATATTTTAATAGATTGTCCTCCATCATTAGGTTTATTAACTTTAAATTCGTTAACCGCATCTGATTCAATTATTATTCCAGTTCAGTGTGAATATTACGCACTTGAAGGATTAAGTCAATTATTAAGTACAGTCCGTTTAGTTCAAAAACATTTAAATAAAAATTTAGCAATCGAAGGCGTGTTATTAACAATGCTAGATGCTCGTACAAATTTAGGGCTTCAAGTTATTGAAGAAGTAAAAAAGTATTTTCAAGATCGCGTCTATAAATCAATTATTCCAAGAAATGTACGCTTAAGCGAAGCACCAAGTCACGGTAAACCGATCATTACATATGATCCAAAGTCTAGAGGTGCGGAAGTTTATCTCGATCTAGCAAAGGAAGTGATTGATAATGGCTAA
- the rsmG gene encoding 16S rRNA (guanine(527)-N(7))-methyltransferase RsmG — protein MNKEQFIAALKDKGIHLSDFQLKQFDIYFHTLVEWNNKMNLTAITEEEEVYLKHFYDSISASFYFNFDDEMTICDIGAGAGFPSIPIKICFPSIRLTIVDSLQKRITFLNHLAKELQLENVTFIHDRAETFAKKAGMRESFDVVTARAVARMSVLTELCLPLVKQDGYFVALKGAAGHEELDKAKYAIKTLGGEVKSINHFTLPGEDSDRNIVIVEKKRKTPNKYPRKPGTPGKEPLEI, from the coding sequence GTGAATAAAGAACAATTTATCGCTGCACTTAAAGATAAAGGGATTCATTTATCAGATTTTCAATTAAAACAATTTGATATATATTTCCACACATTAGTTGAATGGAACAATAAAATGAACTTAACTGCTATTACAGAAGAAGAAGAAGTGTATTTAAAGCATTTTTATGATTCGATTAGCGCTTCATTTTATTTCAATTTTGATGATGAGATGACTATATGTGATATTGGTGCAGGAGCGGGCTTCCCTTCTATTCCAATCAAAATATGTTTTCCATCTATCCGTCTAACAATCGTTGACTCCCTTCAAAAAAGGATTACATTTTTAAATCATTTAGCGAAGGAATTACAATTAGAAAATGTAACGTTTATTCATGATCGAGCCGAAACTTTTGCTAAAAAAGCTGGTATGAGAGAATCTTTCGATGTTGTAACAGCCAGAGCGGTTGCTAGAATGTCGGTTTTAACTGAATTATGCTTACCACTTGTTAAACAAGATGGCTACTTTGTTGCACTAAAAGGTGCTGCGGGCCATGAAGAGTTAGATAAAGCAAAGTATGCAATTAAAACTCTTGGCGGAGAAGTTAAATCTATTAATCACTTTACTCTTCCAGGCGAAGATAGTGATCGAAATATTGTTATAGTAGAAAAGAAACGTAAAACACCAAATAAGTATCCACGTAAACCGGGTACTCCAGGTAAAGAACCGTTAGAAATTTAA